In the Desulfosporosinus acidiphilus SJ4 genome, TATCCGACCCATAGTTTCGATTTTTTCATCAGCTCAGGAGGCAGAAGAATTTCAGCCGGATGGATAAGGGAAAGTTCTGCAAGCAAGACCTCGGATTCAGCAGTCTGAAAGATTGTAAATTCCCCTGTTGATAAGTCTAAAAAAGACAACCCCCACTGTGTATCAAAAAATACACTCGCCAAATAATGATTACTGCGTTCGGAAATGAACTCAGTTAAGGTACCTGGAGAAACAATGCGAATAATGTCTCGTTTGACAATACCCTTTGCTGCTTTGGGGTCTTCAACTTGCTCACAGATGGCAACTTTATGTCCCGTACTTACAAGTTTTATTAAATAGGTTTCTGCTGCATGATAGGGTACACCGCACATAGGTATACGTTTGCCTTCTCCCGCATCACGGCTTGTCAGGGCAATTTGCAGGATTGGAGCAGCCAGTTCAGCATCCTCACCAAACATTTCATAAAAATCGCCTAGCCGATAAAAAAGTATGGCATCAGGTACCTTTGCTTTAATTCCTTGATATTGTTTCATCATCGGGGTAGTCATCCCTTATACTCTCCCTCTTGAACATCGTTATTTGCTAACAAGCTTAATCTTAAAAGGGAAGAGCTATAGATTTAGCCCTTCCCTTAGGTAATCTCGAACGTTGTCTTAGATCATCAGCCGCAGCTGCAGCTTCCGCAGCAGCCACTGGAACAACCGCCGTCTCCACAGGAACCATCCTCTGAAGCGTTTGCAATAGCACCTGCCAGGATGGCATTAACACTGTCCAACATCTGAGTAAAATTATCCTGAGCTTTCATGTAAGCAGAAATAGCGGGATTAGCCTCTACTTTCGATTCGATTTCATCCACCGCTTTTTTATCCTCTTCAGAAAGCTCTTGATTGTTTTGCTGCAGTTCCATAAATCGTTCTTGCGCTTTCTGTAACTCTGCAATCAGTTGTTGTGCGGAATCATCAGCTGTCATCGCATCTTCCATGTTATGCAACTCAGCAAGCTCCGGACTTCGAGCAATCGCATCTGCTAAAATCTGAGCCTTTTCTAAAATTTCACTTGTCATATTCACACCTCCATTTCCTACATTCTACATTAAACAACTTAATTCCTGCCTAATGACAATTAAAAAGTGTTTAAGAGCTTATTCCGTTGTTTCGAGTTCTCCCACTAAGGTCCAAGAACCTGCTTCGATAATCCTCAGAGAAACTAAGGAACCGATAACTTCCTGAGGTCCGTTAAATACCACAAGAATGTTACCCCGGGTACGTCCTGTCAGGCGATTCGGATTTGTTTTGCTCGGGCCCTCTACCAGTACTTCATAGAATTTTCCAATCATTCGCTGTCTCAGTTGATGACTCTCTTCATTTTGGACACTCATCAGCTTTTGCAGGCGGCGCTTTTTTACATCCAAGGAAATTTGGTCATTCATGGTGGCTGCAGGAGTGCCGGAACGTTTCGAATACATAAAGGTAAAAGCTTGACTATAATGTACTAAATTTATCATTTCCAGGGTTTGCTCAAAGTCTTCCTCAGTTTCACCGGGAAATCCGACTATAATGTCGGTGGTCAATGTCGCCTGAGGAACAAGATCGCGAATTTTTTCTACAATACTCAAATAGTATTCCCTGGTGTATTGCCGATTCATACTAGATAAAATAGAATTACTGCCTGATTGCAGGGGAAGATGAAAGTGTTCGCAGAGTTTTTTTCCACTGGCTATGGTTTGAATTAATTTATCAGACAAATCTTTGGGATGAGAGGTAATAAAGCGAATACGTAAAAGCTCAGGAATTTGATCGACCTCCCTAAGCAAATCTGCGAAATCAAAGGGAGGATCAAAGTCTTTTCCATAAGAATTCACATTTTGCCCCAGCAAGGTAACTTCCCGGCAGCCATTCGCCGCCAAAGATTTAATCTCTTCAATGATCTCCTCCGGCTTACGGCTTCTCTCTCTTCCGCGTACATGGGGTACAATACAGTAAGAACAGAAATTATTACAGCCATACATGATATTCACATTGGCCTGAAGCTTTCCTTTTTCCGCCAGGGGCGTTGACTCGATTGTTTCCTGAGGTTCCTGCCAAATTTCGGCGACTTTAGACCCTGCAGCCGAGCGATGCAGAAGCCCCGAAAATTCATGCAGATTGTGAGTGCCAGTCCAAATGTCGATATGAGGTGCACGTTTTTGCAATCTCTCTAAGGCACCGGGTTGCTGGACCATACAGCCGCTGACAGCAATTTTCAAGTTTGGATTTTTATCTTTAAGTTTTTTAAGGTCACCAATTTTGCCTAAAATCTTGTTTTCTGCACTTTCTCTAACACAACATGTATTAATTATAATTAAGTCAGCATTTTCAAGATCATTCGACGTTACATATCCTTCTTGGCGTGAAATTTCGGTCAGAGTCTCAGCATCGCGTTCCGACATCTGACATCCATATGTCAAGGTGACGACTTTCTTTTCGTTATTCAATAAATTCACTCCTAAATGGCTGTTTACTCTACTTCATTATAAAGAACTATCTGGAAAAAACCAAATCAAAGCCTCTAACCATAAAGGCTAAGCGGCTTTGATTGATTTAGATTAAAGATTACGGAAAACGCCTGCCTTGCTCAACGCATGGTATGCGATAAGGATGAACGGTCCCAAAACCAGACCGACAATCCCCGTTGAGGCTAAACCAATATACATACTTATGAGAACAAAGAGAGGATCAAGCCCCACATTATCTCCTAAAATTTTAGGCTCAATGACGTGTCTGGTAATCGTAATAATAATCGTGAGGAGAATTAATTCAAAGGCTAATAAATTATGTCCGCCGATGAAAGCAATAAATGCCCAAGGAACTAAAACAATCCCGACGCCCAGGACAGGAAGGATACC is a window encoding:
- the miaB gene encoding tRNA (N6-isopentenyl adenosine(37)-C2)-methylthiotransferase MiaB; its protein translation is MNNEKKVVTLTYGCQMSERDAETLTEISRQEGYVTSNDLENADLIIINTCCVRESAENKILGKIGDLKKLKDKNPNLKIAVSGCMVQQPGALERLQKRAPHIDIWTGTHNLHEFSGLLHRSAAGSKVAEIWQEPQETIESTPLAEKGKLQANVNIMYGCNNFCSYCIVPHVRGRERSRKPEEIIEEIKSLAANGCREVTLLGQNVNSYGKDFDPPFDFADLLREVDQIPELLRIRFITSHPKDLSDKLIQTIASGKKLCEHFHLPLQSGSNSILSSMNRQYTREYYLSIVEKIRDLVPQATLTTDIIVGFPGETEEDFEQTLEMINLVHYSQAFTFMYSKRSGTPAATMNDQISLDVKKRRLQKLMSVQNEESHQLRQRMIGKFYEVLVEGPSKTNPNRLTGRTRGNILVVFNGPQEVIGSLVSLRIIEAGSWTLVGELETTE
- a CDS encoding YlbF family regulator, translated to MTSEILEKAQILADAIARSPELAELHNMEDAMTADDSAQQLIAELQKAQERFMELQQNNQELSEEDKKAVDEIESKVEANPAISAYMKAQDNFTQMLDSVNAILAGAIANASEDGSCGDGGCSSGCCGSCSCG